A segment of the Methanothermococcus thermolithotrophicus DSM 2095 genome:
ATTAAACCATTTATTGCAAAACAGTCGTGAACTTCTGCAACATCTATTTTTTCAGGAGCTATTTTAGCCAGTTTGTAAGCCTTTTCAGACGCTACTTTTGCAGCGTTTAAAGTTGTCATATCTTCCCTATCGTGTAAAGCTATTGTATCTGAAGCCTGAGTTGAAGCTTTTATATATATAATTTCATCCTTAGGGGCAAATTCTTCAGCTTTGTCTGCGTCACATACAATAAGAGCAGAAGCTCCATCAGAAACAGGTGAACAGTGCATCAATGTAAGTGGATCTGCTACAGGTGATGCATTCATTACCTGCTCAAGTGTAGTTTTAAACCCAAATTGGGCATACTTATTCTTTGTAGCGTTCTCGTGAGCAATAACACTCCACATTGAAAGTTCTTCAATAGTTAAGCCATATTGGTACATATATCTCCTTGCCATCATGGCATACAATGATGGAAATGTAGCTCCAAAGAAAGCTTCCCATTCCTGATCAGATGCTGAAGCTATCGCTGCAGTTGCATCTTCAACATCGGTCATTTTTTCTACTCCACCTGCTAAAACTACATCATGGTGACCACTCGCAACAGATAAAACAGCACTTCTTAAAGCCAAACTACCTGAAGCACATGCTGCCTCAACTCTTGTACATGGAACTGGATTAAGTCCTGCATGATCTGCGATTAATGATGCAATATGTTCCTGACCTACAAAGAGCCCGCCACTCATGTTACCTATGTACATGGCGTCAATATCGCCTCCATCTACATTTGCATCCTTTATTGCCTTTACACCAGCTTCAACAATTAAATCTCTAAATGAGTCTTCCCAGAGCTCTCCAAATTTAGTTTGCCCATAACCTATAATTGCAACATCTCTCATTTTTTCACCATATATTATTTAAGCCATCCGCTAGGTTAAAGTTTAATTAAATTTTAATTTTCCCCCTGTATTTGACATAAACTGCATAATCAATGTATTTTTTCCTGTTTAACAAATCCAATGTTTTAGGTGCTTTATCCACCACTTCTTTTATCCTTTCAGTTACCGTGATGTCAAATGCATCACTTCCTGCACCACTACCATAGGATACAGCGAGAATTCTTGCTCCTTCCTCTGCATGATCCAATATGTTTGACAACCCCAGTGGAACAGCTCCTGAGTATGTATTACCTAAGTAAGGAGTTAATAAACCGTATTTGTACTGTTCATTTGTAAATCCAAGAGATTTAGCAGCTTTTATGTAAAACTTCCCATTAGGTTGATGGAAAACACAGTAGTCATAATCTTTTACTGTAGTTCCCATTTTTTCCATTATTCCCTTTGCTGCATTTAAAACGTGTTTGAAGTAGGCTGGCTCTCCTGTAAATCTACCACCATGTTTTGGGTAAGATTGTCCTTCCCTTCTCCAGAAATCGGGAGTATCTGTTGTATATGAGTAGGTGCCATTAAAAACGGCAATCATTTCGTCCTTTTTATTTCCGATTATGTACGCTGCACCACCAGCTGAAGCTGTATATTCAAGGGCATCTCCCGGAGCTCCTTGAGCAGTATCTGCACCTATTGCCATACCATATTCTATAAGTCCACTACCAACTAAGCCCATACACATTTGAATACCTGCAGTTCCTGCCTTACATGCAAATTCTAAATCCGCCGCCGTAAGATCAGGTGTGGCACCAATAGCTTCAGCAACTGTTGCAGAAGTTGGTTTAACTGCATAAGGGTGACTTTCGCTACCTACATATACAGCACCTATTTTTTCAGCATTAATCCCTGCTCTTTTTACAGCATTTCTTGCAGCTTCAACTGCAATTGTTGCGGTGTCTTCATCTGGAGATGGGACACTCTTTTCATTAACTACCAGCCCTTTTTTAATAGCTTCTGGATCTTTTCCCCACACCTTTGCTATTTCTTCAACTTTTATTCGATATTTTGGAATATAGCTTCCATATCCAACAATCCCAATATCTTTCATTAACTCACCTTCTAATTTAATAACAAAATTATAAATAAATTTAATATCACTTTGTGATAAACAGTATAAAAATATATTATTTAATTATTATTTAATTTCATTGAGTTTTCCTAAAAGTTCATCAACTTCTAAATCTGTAACTAGAAGTGGTATGGCTTGAATCTCAGCTAGTTTTAAGGCCAGCCTATCCAATTCAGAAACACCTTGAAAAATAACAACTCTTGGTTTTATGTTACTTACCCTTATGGCAACCATTGGACTCCTTCCAGAGGAAACTTCTGTAAAAATTAGCGCCCTTTCAGTTGTCCAACCGTATAAATTTAAGAAATCTTGACCATCCATTTCTAAAATTGCCTTTATACTATCAACAACAGTATGGCCAAATATTTGGTTATTTAAGTTCTCTCCATAGATTACTTCCGCATCAATTGTATCTAAAAGGTCTCCTATAGTTATCGGGCTAGCGTATTCCCTAATATTGAGGATGGCTTTCATCGAAGATGGCACATTTAATATCCTCTTCAGAGCTCTTACCATGTGCCCTCCGTTTTCTTTGTCAACCTCAATTAAGGCATTTACATATTTCCTTACCAGATTTACCCCGGGATTTTTTCTCCTACCTACTTCATAGTCACTTATTACAGATGGAGATACTCCCAGGTATCTAGCCATTTCTATTTGAGGTATGCTAAACATCTCCCGCCATTTCTTCATGGCTTTTCCAATGTCTTCAGATAATACAATGTCTCCGATTATATGTAACGCTATTTTTTCCATACTTTTTATTCTAATAACCTATTATAAAAACGTTTCGATTTTATCGTATAGTCATTCGTCATACGTCGACATCGAGGCAACCTCAGATTTCGTCGAGTAGATAAAAAAGGAAAATAAATTAAAAAGTAAGTTATAATAAAAGAAAATTAAACATTTAAATTGGTTTCTCTGTCTGTTTTTTCATATATTCCTACTAACTTAGCATACTTTTTAATGGATTCTTCACTTATCTTAACGCCTTCATGGGACTTCTTTAAAATGTAAGGATAGCCTGAAATAGATATCTCCCTAAGACTTGAAAAGAACTCTTCATTTAGTTTATCAAATGACGTAATTCCTATAACCCCACTATTATCTTCCAATCTAGCAAATTGATAATACAAGCTATCAATTGTCTGACCAAAGGTGTTTAGATATTTAACACTACTATACGAATTGCTATTTACTTCGTCATCTGCTAAATTCAAAGGTTTTGTGTATCCAATTCCCCTGCAATTCTTTGAAAATATGGCTATATCCGGAACCAGTGATTTTTCTTTTTTAAAATAGGCGTTCATCTTTGAAGTTTTTGATATTCCTACAATTTTTTCACGATAGTTCTTTAAAAGTTCCATCAACAATATAAGATACTCCAACTGCTCCAGAATAATTATTTTTTGGTCGTCAGTCTCTCCGTAATCAATTGTAGGGAGTATCATACTGTTATCCAAATCTTCTAAGATTTTATTTTTAATTTCCTTGCCGTAGTCCTTGTAGTACTTAAATATACCATCTTCTACCTTCTTACCTTCAGTTATAGATCCATAGGTATGAGTTTGGATCAATAGAGAGTACAAAGAACCATCAAAGAGATAATAATCAATATCATTATTTTTTAAATTCCAAAGGGCAGTTTTTAGTTCCATGTTTAGCATATAAAGCCTTAATCTATCTGAAACGTATTTGTACGGTAGGATAATATCTGCGTCCCAGTGTGATAATGATTCCTTTATTTTCTTTCCAGGTTCATGGATATAGGAGACCGTTCCAACAATATAAAGGCAATAACCAATATAGTCTATTTTATTGAAACTACCATCCCCCCCTGCAAACACGCAGCTCGAAGGATTATTAAAGTTGCAAGGTATCCAGTAATTTTCATAATCAAAATCCATATTTATGTTACTTATTTTTTTAGATATTGTATCCTTTTTCCCCATCAAATATGAAAAATCCATATGGGCACCCCAGTTTAAAGTGTTAACATATAGAACAACCATAATATAAGATTTAACGATTTTTATATAAATTTATGAAATTGAGGTATGAAGATAATAATAATCTTAATTTAAAAGAGAATAACCAAATTAAAGAACTAAAAAAATAATAAAAATTTACTGTATTATTCCGTAACCTATTAATCTCCATCTTGATCCTACTCTTCTACTCAAAGCAACCCTGTCTCCCTTATCAGCACATACTGGAAGTTTTAACTTGATTTCTGCAATATCGTCTCTCGCAGAGGTTATAACCCCAACTGTTGTAGCGGTCCCGATGTTTAACATTAAAACTTCATTCGTTTTTAGGGGTTCTATTGCAAGTTCGTCCTTTGAACCAACAACTCTATCTAAAAGTTTGGTTTTTATTGTTATTTCATCAAGTGTTGGTGGTAATGTACCAGGTTCTCCTGCAACACTTCCGCTTAATGCATCTGATTTTGTTAATGCAGGATCCAATTCAGTACCAACGCCGACTAAACCTCCTGGACAGGCTTTTTTAACTTTCTTTCCACCGACTCCAAGTGAAACGATTTTTGTAACTATAGGTTTCCAATATGTCTTATTTCCTTCTGAAACTTTAATTCCAGGCCTTATTTCAATTTCCTTTCCAACTTCTAAAACCCCTTGAATAATACTTCCTCCAATAACCCCTCCCTTCAAGCTTTTTATCTCAGAACCTGGCTTGTTTACATCAAAACTTCTTGCAATGTACATCCTTGGAGGCAAGTCTATGTCTTTTTCTGAGGTGTCTATTATATCTTCAATTGCCTTTAATAGAACATCCACGTTTGCTCCATGGTGGGCTGAAACAGGAATAATTGGTGCATTTTCCGCAACGGTACCTTTTACAAATTCCTTAATTTGTTTGTAGTTTTCCATTGCTTTTTCTTCATCCACTAAATCTATTTTATTCTGTACAATTATTACGTTTTTAACTCCTAAAGCATCTAACGCCATTAGATGTTCCTTTGTCTGTGGCTGAGGACATTCCTCGTTAGCTGCAATAACTAAAATAGCACCATCCATTAAAGAAGCTCCAGAAAGCATTGTGGCCATTAAAGTTTCGTGTCCTGGAGCATCTACAAAAGAAACCCTTCTTAAAACTTCGGTTTTTGAACCGCAAATTGGACATTTTGCCTGTACAGTATAGCACTCAGGTTCTGGACATTTTGGACATTTTTTTATCTCGCAGTCGGCATAACCTAATCTAATTGAAATACCTCTTTTCAACTCTTCGCTGTGTGTATCTGTCCAAACTCCAGTTAATTTCCTTGTTAAACTTGTTTTTCCATGATCTACGTGTCCTACCATTCCAATATTTACTTCTGATTGTTTAGCACATGCCATGATATCCCTCAATATATGTTTTACAATGCCTAAATTATTGTGGTGTGCAATTTTCATTTCCTTTGTAACCAAAGGTACCTGGAAGTGGACAACTTTTGCCCAACTAACTAATTGACATAGTATTTGACATATTATAAATCCAAAGATAATTATAATTATTCATTTTAAATTTTAAAAATCATTATTCATTGGAATTTCATTATATTATTTGTTTAGTATTATGCACACCATATTAATCGTAATTATAATAAAAAACGATCTAAGATTATATTCCCTTTATAGTTAATACTTTATATATTTTTATTACTCCATTAAATAACTTTCAAAATCGTGAAAAAAGTGCAAGTATTAAATTACAGAAAATAGAAAAAGATAACATAATATTAAATCGATTAATACAAACTTATTCAGATTGTGAAATTAATTCTGAGATTGGTTTTTCTCCGTATTCTACAACCTTCGTGTTTACTTGAACGATATCTGCGGATATAACATTTCCTCTTACGCTTTTTCTTCTTCTTATACCTTTGTCCTTTTGTTTGTATCCTGGACCTTTACTTAAAAGTACCCTTAACTTCATACTTCCATGGACATCATGTCTCATTGCAAAACCGCATTTGTCTGCTCCGCCTGTAATTTTCAATTTGTATCCTTCCAATCCTACAATAGAGCCGCTTATTTCATCACCAATTTTTTTACCTATTAAGGTATTGTCGTCTATTTCAAATTGGTATGATTTTGCTTCTTTTGGATCTGAAACCACTACTTTGAACTTTGCCATGTTTATTCCTCCTTTTTAACTACTATTGAATATAATTCAGTTTTTGAACATGTGTAGAATGTAAAACTTGTTGCAACAAACCGTTGACAACTCGGCGCTGTATTAAATATTATAATTCTCATGTTTCCATTTCGTTACCCGTCTTTAGATCTATTATAAATTATCATTTTTATACTTTTTCATACAATCTCTAAAAAAGCCTTAAGAAACCAATGATACACATAAAATTAACGCACATAAAATAAAATATAGATTGAATAATTATAAATTATTTGAATTTTATTTAAATAAAATAAAAAGAGTAAAATCTAAAATTAGATTTTTAAGTATGCTGTAGTTTCCCAGTCGGTTACTGAAGTTCTGAAGCTGTCCCATTCTGCGTTTTTGATTTCTAAGAAGCTTTCGAATATGTGTTTTCCTAATGCATTCTTCAATACATCGTTGTTTTCTAATTCATCTAAAGCAGCTTTTAAGTTAGCTGGAACTGATTCAATTCCAAGTTCTTTTTTCTCAGCTTCACTCATTGCGAAGATGTTTCTTTCAACTGGTTCTGGTGCGTCTAACTTGTTCTTTACACCATCTAAACCAGCAGCGAGCATTACTGTGAATGCTAAGTATGGGTTACATGATGGGTCAGGAGCTCTGAATTCGATTCTTGTTCCTTTTCCTCTAGCTGCTGGAACTCTGATGATAGCACTTCTGTTGCTGTTTGCCCAAGCAATGTTTACAGGAGCTTCGTATCCAGGAACCAATCTCTTGTAGGAGTTTACGGTTGGGTTTGTAATAGCTACTATAGCTTTAGCGTGCTTTAAGATACCTGCAACGTAGTTCATACAGGTTTCACTTAATTGGTATGGAGCGTTTTCATCGTAGAATGATGGTTCTCCGTTTAACCATATACTTTGGTGGCAGTGCATACCGCTTCCGTTCATTCCGAAGAATGGTTTTGGCATGAATGTAGCTTTTAAGCCGTGTTGTTCAGCAATTGTTTTAATTGTTGTTTTGAAGGTTATTACACTGTCTGCTGTTTTAAGAGCATCGTCGAATTTAAAGTCCACTTCATGTTGTCCAGGAGCAACTTCGTGGTGGGAAGCTTCTACATGGAATCCTAAGTTTTCAAGTGCAAATACTATATCCCTTCTGATGTCTGGAGCTTCGTCCATTGGTTCTAAATCGAAGTATCCACCATCGTCTGCAGGTATGTACTTGTGTGGGTTGTGTGGGTCTTTTTTCAATAAGAAGAATTCTGGTTCAGGACCTACAAAGTATTCTCCGTTGAATTCTTTTTTGAATTCTTCCATAACTCTCTTCAAGCATCCTCTTGGGTCTCCTTCGAATGGCTTACCCTTTGTTGTGTAAACGTCACAGATAACTCTTGCAACTGATTTTTCTGAAGGTCTCCAAGGGAGTACTGAGAATGTTGATAAGTCAGGTTTTAACATCATGTCTGATTCGTTAATGCCTACGAATCCTTCAATTGAGGAACCATCGAAGTATAAACCATTTTCTAAAACGTCTCTTAATTCTTCAATACCTTTTTCCCCAGCTTTTATAGGAAATGCCACGTTTTTTGGTACTCCGAGAATGTCTACAAACTGGAATCTCATGAATTTTACGTTGTTGGATTTTACATATTCCAATACTTGCTCCACAGTGCTCATTGTATACCTCCTCAAAAATATAATCGGAATTAGATTTCCGATTCTGAGTATATATATTTTACGGTTAGAATACCGCTAAACGAAACTTTTATTTAAAATTAAATAAGTCCTATATTATACTTTGTTTTAGTATGTTATATGATTATAGGTTTAAGTGTTAGGTGATCGAATGCTGGTAATTAGAAAAACTGAAAAAATAGAAGGAACTATAAATGCCCCTCCATCAAAATCATACACCCATAGGGCGGTGATATCTGCATCTTTAGCTGAAGGTACTTCAGAAATTAGCAGTCCTTTAGCCAGTGCTGACTGTTTATCATCTGTTCATGGATGTAAAATGTTAGGTGCAGAGATTGAACTCGAAGAAGAAAAATGGGTTATAAATGGGGGGAATCTAAAAACTCCTGAAAATATCATAGATATAGGTAACAGCGGTACCACTTTAAGAATACTAACTGGAATATCTTCTCAAATACCAAAAGGTTACACGATACTAACTGGCGATGAGTCCATAAGAAAGAGACCTATGGGGCCACTTTTGGATGCATTAGGACAGCTGGGCATCGAAGCTTTTTCTTCGAAATTAGACGGAACTGCTCCAATAGTGGTTAAAAGCGGAAAAATAAAAAATGATATTGTTAAGATAAGAGGTGACATGAGCTCCCAGTTTATAACATCTTTAATGATGACCTTACCATTCAGTGAAAAGGATTCAAAAATAGTTCTAACAACTCCTTTAAAATCAGAGCCGTATTTAAAAATCACAATGGATGTTTTAAGCAAATTTGGAATAAAAATAGATGAATTAAAAGAAAAGAACGAAAAAGGATTTTTCATAAAAGGAAATCAGTCATACAAACCTTGTAACTACACAGTTGAAGGAGACTATTCTTCAGCTTCCTACCTTGTGGCAGCAGGAGTTTTAATGAATTCAGACATAACTATAAAAAATTTATTTAAAGACTCTAAACAAGGGGATAAGGAGATAATAAATATTGTTAAGGAAATGGGGGCAGATGTCAAGGTTAATGACGATAAGGTTGTTATTAATGGACCATATAACTTAGAGGGAATAGACGTTGATGTGACCAATATACCGGATTTAGTTCCAACAATAGCAGTTTTAGGATGTTTTACAGAGGGAAAAACCACAATATATAATGGAGAACACGTCAGACTGAAGGAATGCGACAGATTACACGCCTGTGCAGTTGAATTAAACAAAATGGGAGCAAAAATAGAAGAAAAAAGAGATGGATTAATAATAGAAGGAGTAGGTAAGTTAAAAGGAGCAGAACTTGAAACTTATCACGACCACAGGCTTGTAATGGCATTTACCGTTGCCGGAATGATGGCAGAAGGTGAAACAATAATCAAAGGCGAGGATGCTGTTAAAATTTCATTCCCTAACTTTGTAGATACTATGAAATCTATCGGAAGTATGATCGTTTCACGAAGTTAATACATTTGTAGAACGACTTAATAATGAAAAAAGTATAGTCGTTTGCGCTATAACTACCAATCTTCAAGAATTAAGGTATAATTATTCTTTTTAAAATTTTGTTGTGGTTGAATAAGTGCAAAAATTCCGAAAACGACCATGCATGTTAGCGAGCTCCCAACATCCATAAACTTTTTTTATTTTCATAACGATACTTAGTCATGACTATATACCTTTATTATACATGTTGACGGTGGTAGAGTGAAACTAACTAATTTTTTAAACTATCTAAGTGAGAACAATATAAAAAAGGCAGTTATTTTAAAAAGAGAGAATATAAATTATTTTTTAGAGAGGTATCCGCCTAATTTTTCAGTTTTAATCTTTGATGTAAAAGAGAATAGGGCAATTCTAAAAGTTCCAAAGTTGGACTATAGAATGGCTGAAAGTTATAAAACTAAACATTTGGATATTGAATTATTTGAAAAATGGGAAGAGGTATTTAATGGCTGTGATGGAGTCGAAGAAACTCTTCCTATTAGATTTTTAAAATATCTGGATAAAAACTACAAAATAGTATCCGATAAAATAAACGAGATGAGAGAGATAAAAAATAAAAGAGAAATAGAGCTCATCGAAAAGGCTGCAAAAATTAGTGATAAAGCAGTTGAATATGTCATGGATCTCGTTGAAAATTCAAACAAACCAATCACTGAAAACCAGCTTGCCGCAGAGATTGAGTATGTCATGAAAAAAGAAGGAAGTATTAAACCTTCATTCGATACCATTGTTATATCCCATAAAAAAACTGCATTCCCCCATAGCATGCCGTCAGATGACACAGTTAAAAATATTCTCTTGATGGATATCGGAGCTACTTTTGAAGGTTACTGCTCAGATATAACTAGAACCATCATTTTAAATCCGAAAAAAGAATATTTAGATGTTTACGATTTAGTTCATGGTGCAAAAGTTGAAGCTGAAAAAAATCTAAAAGAGGGAATTTCAGTTAAAAAACTTGACTCCATAGCTAGGGAGTATATGGGAGAATTCAAAGAATACTTTATCCATTCTTTAGGGCATGGTGTTGGCGTTGAGGTACATGAAAACCCATCCGTATCTTCAAGAGCTCAGGAGGATAAGGTTTTAAAAGAAGGGATGATAGTTACGATAGAGCCAGGTATTTATTTAAAGGATTTTGGAGTTAGGATTGAAGATTTGTATTTGGTTAAGAAAAATGGATTCAAAAAACTCAGTAATGCGAAAATATGGTCGTTCTGCGAATGAATGCATAGATATATAATTTAAATTTCAATTAATACTAACTTAATACTTACTTGGAATTTTTACAATATATATTGCAGAGCACTTTTATGTACTAATTTTTAATTTTTCTTATGTGTGGTACTATGGAGTATGATTTTAGACGGGAAAAAAAGTTTGGATATACCACTGGCTCTTGTGCTACAGCCGGAGCCTATGCCGGACTTTATTGTTTAAAAGAAGGAATTAAATTAGACCATGTGGAAATAATCAACTGTAAAAATGAGACTTTAATAATACCAATAGAAAAAATCGAAATAGATAAAACAAACAATAAATCCATAGTTACAGTTAAAAAATTTGCTGGAGAAGACATTGACATAACAAATGGTATTGATATTGTTGTTGAAGTAGAGCTCTCAAAAAATATGGAAAATGAAAAAATTAATGGAAATAATAATGATGGGGTTATTATATTGGGGGGTCAAGGAATAGGGACAGTCACAAAGGATGGATTACAAATAAAAAAAGGAGAACCTGCAATAAACCCAAAACCAAGGGAAATGATTAAAAACAACTTATCAAGACTTTTAGACGAAAACGAAAAAGTTGTTGTGAAAATTTCTGTTCCAAAAGGTGAAGAACTGGCGAAAAAGACTTTAAATCCAAAACTCGGCATAGTTGGGGGAATATCGATCCTTGGAACAACAGGAATAGTTAGACCTATGTCCAATGAGGC
Coding sequences within it:
- a CDS encoding thiolase domain-containing protein, whose translation is MRDVAIIGYGQTKFGELWEDSFRDLIVEAGVKAIKDANVDGGDIDAMYIGNMSGGLFVGQEHIASLIADHAGLNPVPCTRVEAACASGSLALRSAVLSVASGHHDVVLAGGVEKMTDVEDATAAIASASDQEWEAFFGATFPSLYAMMARRYMYQYGLTIEELSMWSVIAHENATKNKYAQFGFKTTLEQVMNASPVADPLTLMHCSPVSDGASALIVCDADKAEEFAPKDEIIYIKASTQASDTIALHDREDMTTLNAAKVASEKAYKLAKIAPEKIDVAEVHDCFAINGLILVEDLGFCKKGDAGKVIDEGKIRIDYDDFVTVNPSGGLKAAGHALGATGIRQVGELYWQLKQDKECKDRQATIKNGYGIAANVGGTGGTVCVHLLSDKR
- a CDS encoding hydroxymethylglutaryl-CoA synthase; translated protein: MKDIGIVGYGSYIPKYRIKVEEIAKVWGKDPEAIKKGLVVNEKSVPSPDEDTATIAVEAARNAVKRAGINAEKIGAVYVGSESHPYAVKPTSATVAEAIGATPDLTAADLEFACKAGTAGIQMCMGLVGSGLIEYGMAIGADTAQGAPGDALEYTASAGGAAYIIGNKKDEMIAVFNGTYSYTTDTPDFWRREGQSYPKHGGRFTGEPAYFKHVLNAAKGIMEKMGTTVKDYDYCVFHQPNGKFYIKAAKSLGFTNEQYKYGLLTPYLGNTYSGAVPLGLSNILDHAEEGARILAVSYGSGAGSDAFDITVTERIKEVVDKAPKTLDLLNRKKYIDYAVYVKYRGKIKI
- a CDS encoding helix-turn-helix domain-containing protein → MEKIALHIIGDIVLSEDIGKAMKKWREMFSIPQIEMARYLGVSPSVISDYEVGRRKNPGVNLVRKYVNALIEVDKENGGHMVRALKRILNVPSSMKAILNIREYASPITIGDLLDTIDAEVIYGENLNNQIFGHTVVDSIKAILEMDGQDFLNLYGWTTERALIFTEVSSGRSPMVAIRVSNIKPRVVIFQGVSELDRLALKLAEIQAIPLLVTDLEVDELLGKLNEIK
- a CDS encoding DNA double-strand break repair nuclease NurA, with amino-acid sequence MDFSYLMGKKDTISKKISNINMDFDYENYWIPCNFNNPSSCVFAGGDGSFNKIDYIGYCLYIVGTVSYIHEPGKKIKESLSHWDADIILPYKYVSDRLRLYMLNMELKTALWNLKNNDIDYYLFDGSLYSLLIQTHTYGSITEGKKVEDGIFKYYKDYGKEIKNKILEDLDNSMILPTIDYGETDDQKIIILEQLEYLILLMELLKNYREKIVGISKTSKMNAYFKKEKSLVPDIAIFSKNCRGIGYTKPLNLADDEVNSNSYSSVKYLNTFGQTIDSLYYQFARLEDNSGVIGITSFDKLNEEFFSSLREISISGYPYILKKSHEGVKISEESIKKYAKLVGIYEKTDRETNLNV
- a CDS encoding translation initiation factor IF-2 subunit gamma: MACAKQSEVNIGMVGHVDHGKTSLTRKLTGVWTDTHSEELKRGISIRLGYADCEIKKCPKCPEPECYTVQAKCPICGSKTEVLRRVSFVDAPGHETLMATMLSGASLMDGAILVIAANEECPQPQTKEHLMALDALGVKNVIIVQNKIDLVDEEKAMENYKQIKEFVKGTVAENAPIIPVSAHHGANVDVLLKAIEDIIDTSEKDIDLPPRMYIARSFDVNKPGSEIKSLKGGVIGGSIIQGVLEVGKEIEIRPGIKVSEGNKTYWKPIVTKIVSLGVGGKKVKKACPGGLVGVGTELDPALTKSDALSGSVAGEPGTLPPTLDEITIKTKLLDRVVGSKDELAIEPLKTNEVLMLNIGTATTVGVITSARDDIAEIKLKLPVCADKGDRVALSRRVGSRWRLIGYGIIQ
- a CDS encoding 30S ribosomal protein S6e, yielding MAKFKVVVSDPKEAKSYQFEIDDNTLIGKKIGDEISGSIVGLEGYKLKITGGADKCGFAMRHDVHGSMKLRVLLSKGPGYKQKDKGIRRRKSVRGNVISADIVQVNTKVVEYGEKPISELISQSE
- the glnA gene encoding type I glutamate--ammonia ligase is translated as MSTVEQVLEYVKSNNVKFMRFQFVDILGVPKNVAFPIKAGEKGIEELRDVLENGLYFDGSSIEGFVGINESDMMLKPDLSTFSVLPWRPSEKSVARVICDVYTTKGKPFEGDPRGCLKRVMEEFKKEFNGEYFVGPEPEFFLLKKDPHNPHKYIPADDGGYFDLEPMDEAPDIRRDIVFALENLGFHVEASHHEVAPGQHEVDFKFDDALKTADSVITFKTTIKTIAEQHGLKATFMPKPFFGMNGSGMHCHQSIWLNGEPSFYDENAPYQLSETCMNYVAGILKHAKAIVAITNPTVNSYKRLVPGYEAPVNIAWANSNRSAIIRVPAARGKGTRIEFRAPDPSCNPYLAFTVMLAAGLDGVKNKLDAPEPVERNIFAMSEAEKKELGIESVPANLKAALDELENNDVLKNALGKHIFESFLEIKNAEWDSFRTSVTDWETTAYLKI
- the aroA gene encoding 3-phosphoshikimate 1-carboxyvinyltransferase gives rise to the protein MLVIRKTEKIEGTINAPPSKSYTHRAVISASLAEGTSEISSPLASADCLSSVHGCKMLGAEIELEEEKWVINGGNLKTPENIIDIGNSGTTLRILTGISSQIPKGYTILTGDESIRKRPMGPLLDALGQLGIEAFSSKLDGTAPIVVKSGKIKNDIVKIRGDMSSQFITSLMMTLPFSEKDSKIVLTTPLKSEPYLKITMDVLSKFGIKIDELKEKNEKGFFIKGNQSYKPCNYTVEGDYSSASYLVAAGVLMNSDITIKNLFKDSKQGDKEIINIVKEMGADVKVNDDKVVINGPYNLEGIDVDVTNIPDLVPTIAVLGCFTEGKTTIYNGEHVRLKECDRLHACAVELNKMGAKIEEKRDGLIIEGVGKLKGAELETYHDHRLVMAFTVAGMMAEGETIIKGEDAVKISFPNFVDTMKSIGSMIVSRS
- a CDS encoding M24 family metallopeptidase; translation: MKLTNFLNYLSENNIKKAVILKRENINYFLERYPPNFSVLIFDVKENRAILKVPKLDYRMAESYKTKHLDIELFEKWEEVFNGCDGVEETLPIRFLKYLDKNYKIVSDKINEMREIKNKREIELIEKAAKISDKAVEYVMDLVENSNKPITENQLAAEIEYVMKKEGSIKPSFDTIVISHKKTAFPHSMPSDDTVKNILLMDIGATFEGYCSDITRTIILNPKKEYLDVYDLVHGAKVEAEKNLKEGISVKKLDSIAREYMGEFKEYFIHSLGHGVGVEVHENPSVSSRAQEDKVLKEGMIVTIEPGIYLKDFGVRIEDLYLVKKNGFKKLSNAKIWSFCE
- the cbiD gene encoding cobalt-precorrin-5B (C(1))-methyltransferase CbiD, with the translated sequence MEYDFRREKKFGYTTGSCATAGAYAGLYCLKEGIKLDHVEIINCKNETLIIPIEKIEIDKTNNKSIVTVKKFAGEDIDITNGIDIVVEVELSKNMENEKINGNNNDGVIILGGQGIGTVTKDGLQIKKGEPAINPKPREMIKNNLSRLLDENEKVVVKISVPKGEELAKKTLNPKLGIVGGISILGTTGIVRPMSNEAYRESLVPQIDVALANGYKNLIFTPGNIGTKYAKIHLNANDDQIVEVSNFWGYMLDKAAEKGVKEITIFGHSGKIVKLAGGIFDTHSKVSDARNEILTAYSCMYINEKEILEKILYSNTTEEIIYILNEKKILNKVFNRIAERVVERLSSRWEGITFNCIIIDMKGNILGRC